The genomic DNA TAATAGCTGGGTTACACGTAGTGTGAAACCTTAGTGTGTAAAAAAACTACAGTTAAGAGTGCCTTCAGTAGCCTAAGTTACCTTGTGACTTCTATATTCCTGTTCTGGTGTCTTAAATATGAGGGGTGCCCAGTAAAAGACTGGCCAAAAAAacttataataaaaaaacagagctctaatacattcttatttaaataaaatgacaacaaaCTTTTAAATAATCATGTTACAGCAGCATATTGTCaccattatacatttttaataaaaacgtATGATATAGCTTAACAAATACACAGCAAATTAGGGTCTACATTGTGATCGTAGCTACATTGTAGCATTGTAATAACAATTTACCAATAAAGGCATGGGCTTGTTCGCTGTCCTGCGGTAGTTTGATGATGGAGTGTTCATCTCAGTTTGGTCTCTCTATGTTCAGTTGACAGACCAGTACGTTAGCTTGGTATAGGGAGGGGTGGTGGTGAGGAAGTTAGCCTCAACCAAAAGAGAAGAAATGTGCTATATTCCAAAGTTGTCTTAGTACCATGTTGTGTGTTCTTAGCTGgcttgctaatgttagccaaaTTCACATTCAGGAATCACCAGTCCTGCGGGCAGACACCGGGGCTAACATTAAGCTAGCTGCTAACGGTCAGTTTTGAGTCGTTTGAAGGCACCTTTAACCTTTACCTTGGCTTAGTAACGAGTAATGTCActaatttgtttttctgttgagTTATTAATAAAGTAGCCCAATGTAAATACTTTTTCAATTAGTAACGTGTAATGAGTAATTGATTACATTAAATTAATTTGCTTAGCAGTGGTAGTAATAGTTCCGGCGGACAATGGAACAGCAGATTAGCTTGCTAGCAAACGTGCTAGCTTGGCTTCCTCTGTCGGCCATGTGGCCCCTGGTCTTGTAGTTTGAAGCGGTTgctctgcttccagtctttatgctaagctaggctaattgCCTCCTAGCCACAGCTTCATACTTAATGCACAGAACATGAGAGTGGTCTCCATCTTCTCATGTCACTCTCAGAaagaaaagcaaataagcatatttcccaaaatgttggaaGAATTTATTTAAACACTAGACATGATTAGATTAAGAAGCTTCTTTAAAGGGATATAAAGTGGCATCTTCCAAGTCTGCCAAAATATATGATGAATTTAATAGTCTCGAGCCCTGCGCTTATTTTGCATGTACCCTTACAATTATAAGCCGGTTTTTGCCAAAGCCTGGAGCTTGAGCCCTACTGGCTAATTTGTGCATGCACAAGCTTTTGGTAATAGCTCACCTGATTATAGACACAGTCCAAATCAGAGTATAACTGGCCTGCGTGACTGTTTCTGGACAGTGAGTTTTGTGAACTTTAAACTGTACAAAATCGTATAATCCCAGTGTTATATGGACGGCATGATATTTTTAGATGATATGCAGTACCTTTTGGCATCCTGTAGGTTGTCTTAATGCTTTGTTCAAGTATACAGGCTCATACCTTTGCTGGATGAGTGGAATGAGGTCAGCAGTTATGTAGTGATGCTCCGTTGTGGGTTAAGTGTTGCGTTATTGACTGTGCAGCAAAGGAAGTTTATTTGGAACTGGGGCAGGTTTTTACTTCACCCCAACACAGAATTTGCTGCATTATTAAAACACTGAATGTTTCATTTGTGGAAAAAAGAAAGCTCAGTTATTTCTAAGACTCATTAAATCAGTCGACACACCATCAGAATCAACATAGACCTGAAGTGGATGTGTAATTATACAGTAAGTTAATCATTTGTAAATGGATAACTAATTTTGACAGTCCATTTAAGTGTACTGTAGCCTTTCTCTAAGTTGCATTACTAATCTACAGTTTTGGCATTTGTTCCTTGATATCAGTGATCATTTCTAATTGGACCGTGCTTGCAAACCCTCCTGACATGTTTCTTTATGTGTTAATGTTCTGGATGCCGTtaggtgtttaaaaaaaaaaaaggcattatgCTAGTGTATGACCAGCAACAGCATGTCTCCTATTCAGCCGTTTTGTGATGGATGCTCTTGAGGCGTACCATACTGTAGATGTCTTAACTCTGTGGATACAGTTTGAATCTCAGTGCCCTGTTGAGAAAAGAAGTCGATAagaataaaatgtgatttttgccACTCTTTTCCTCCTCTTGATCCTATTTTGCATAATGTTAATTAAGATTCCTGTGCTGCAGGAATTTTGATGGAGAATTAGTGAAAAGCCTTGTTTCTGTATCAACTGAAACCGCTccgtgtgtttaaaaaaaaatgctgctttAACTGCTTTGATAAAGAAATAAATCTCCTTCCAGTAATTTTGTGTCTCGGTGTCTTTGTCATTTCCAACAGTTTGTCTGCAGACAGTGGAGGGCGATGAAGAGCAGGGGTAGGGGGAAGCTATGACTGGGAAAGAGACAAGTCTGTCACAGGATTAGGAAGAGTAAATAATGCAGACAAGCTTGGCCTTCTTGTGCCTCCTCTTTTAGGGTACACACTTAATTTGGATACAGATACAGTTTATGCATACACACAGTttacttttttgtgtttaaatcATGGACAAAGATCGGATCCTTCGAAGCCTATGTTCAAAAGAGTTCTTGAATCGCTGTTCCACCCCCGTTGCCTGGTTGGTTTAACTGCCCAGGGTCTTCCAGGATATCCACGGCTGTCTTTTCTGTGTTGTCCAACAGGGGGCGCCACTCTGGGGCTTCAATGGCATCCAGAAGAGCAGCCAGCTCAACCTCCAACTTCTCAACTGTGTCCTCCACTTTCTGCAGGGGGCAGAAGACATAGTTGTGCAGTTGACATATGAATAATACATTAATAAGTTGTATTATGAATAATAGAATCATCACCCATGAATAATACAGTCACTTATTCAAATGAATAAAACAGTTAGTAAGGTAAGGTCAAAGTAAGCGTGGGGTTTGTCAGATGAATGTGGACTAATTTATCAGAGTTTTGGGGGAAAAGTTGAGGAATCATGAGGTTTTTTTGCACAGTAAGTGACTTGGGATGTGGCAGTGAGCCACAGCTTTGTCAACATCCTGTCCTTGAAAAGGAAATGCTGAGGATTTGTTTTGGCAGCCTTAGATGGAGAGAAAGCGGACATTTCATAATGAAGATGACAAGAGCAGGGGTAAAAACACCCCCGATCCTAAGCAGGTTTCAAACAACTGAGTGCTGAATTTAAGCTTGGTTTGGAAACAGCACCTTCTCCACTACATCCAGGCGGTTGTGAAGGTTTGTGTGCTCTTGACAGGCACTTGAACGCACCGCCCGAGGTCGCAGTTCAGGTTCAGGTCCTGCAAATGGAAAAGATGCATACCTGAGTGAGTTACAGTGCATAATGTGAGCTTCTTATAGCAAACCATGAAAAAAGCACAACCGCTATTGATCATATGCTTTAACACTAATTTCAAAAGGAGCATTTCACTTTACCTCCACATTAAAAGAGGTATTAGGAACACGAATTAGGAGAACTATTCATTTCTAAGAATGTGCGAGATGCTGAACCTTTTCTGGAAAACAGCACACATTTCAACCAAAAACACAGATTTCACACATAAAAAAGGggcaatacaataatataaCTAATTTCAGAgtttaaaagaatagtttgacaaTTACAGAAATATTCTTGATTTTGGCAGCGTTGaatggagccaggctagctgttccccCTTGTTTGTTTTCAACTCAAATAATCTGCCTTTCTCATGCAGAGTCTGAAACGAGTTTAAATCTGTTGAGCAGTCAGGACACCATAATGCTCTTGGTCTGAATTGACTCCTGCAGCGTGAGGAGGGCCACACGCATTGTTCCAGCCGTTTCCCCCTCACAGTTATGCTTCCAATTATCTGTTTTTCTTTGAAGCCGACATATTTGAGGGGAAGCCTGCATCGTCTGGCAGGACTCTGCTTCCATTTTCTAGCGCCTTCTTAGTGGCTGCGGGCCAAGCTCCCATTGATAGCATTTATACTTTATAAATAAGTGAACCTCTCATTCATTGACAGAATGCTGGCAGCGGTGCTGTCGCTGTTATTTAGATGAAACATTTGCAGTGTACACAGACGGCTAATGTCTGAGAGCGTTTGTTGTTATCTGACTTTAATGATactaaaggccgttttatggctCTGcgcaggctccacgcagagctttcaccatagcctacgtaagtggcctgatgtttatacttgtgcgctggtgtgggCGTCaaggccggcatgtgtgtgggtggggggagtgtgttagagcgagggagaaatgagagagtgatggtgatctTCAGattgagtagtgactctagagtcatagtgagagaaacaaagcgtctcccctgtgttttctgaccacggtgggaaatctgtagcaggaaaagttaaccctctccttgatttcatgttgtttatggagaaggagaaccaggaaatgagtcaggggaaatgcaacgctaccaagccacggccgagcgacgtgcatTTTTCGAGatgtgcacgtcaggctacggcgtagggtccggtgGGGGTACGCCGTAGATtctacgcagaagcataaaaaggCCTTAAGGCGGTGTAAGGTTGCCTCTGTTTTTGTCAATATCATTCCTCTCACACCGTGGCCGCTTGCCAATGACCAAACAAGGATGTGCTTTCACATTTTATCTCGGAAAACTATAGTTAGGAGTTcattccattaaaaaaaactatttaggTCACTTTTAAGTTTTCTGTTAGGTAACCTCCAATGAGCCAAAATACATTGagctcctcttttttctttgcttttcttgaagttaaaatctaattttcttGTTGACGGCTTTCATTTTGGTCACTTGTTTGAGCACAAGGAGAAAGATTTCTCGACTTTTAAGCTTTCTGGGTTAAATAAACTCAtttcctgcctgtctgtcctctctgttTCACTGTCCTCATTGGAAAACAGAGCTTCACATGTGCACACTttatttttagaacaaaaacacacagtctGTCAAACAAACAGACTGTGGCTTTGTTCAGGTTTCCATCTTCTTGGCTCTTCCGCAGCAGCTACAGCTGTTAATTTCATCAAATCCACATCTGGCTTGGACTAAAGAAGATGAAGACAAAGTGTATCTGTTAGCGTTCATGAGGGCACATTGAAAATCCTTTTTTCATCATCTTTTGCTGATATGGGTGTAGATATAGGAATTGTTTCCTGCTGATCTCACACTGCAAACAGTATCCGCCCTAACAAGTCATTT from Sander lucioperca isolate FBNREF2018 chromosome 15, SLUC_FBN_1.2, whole genome shotgun sequence includes the following:
- the LOC116039430 gene encoding placenta-specific protein 9; translation: MTCPFTSSVGLIFILIGYAAAGPEPELRPRAVRSSACQEHTNLHNRLDVVEKKVEDTVEKLEVELAALLDAIEAPEWRPLLDNTEKTAVDILEDPGQLNQPGNGGGTAIQELF